The following is a genomic window from Tripterygium wilfordii isolate XIE 37 chromosome 19, ASM1340144v1, whole genome shotgun sequence.
GTCCGTGCATCTGTTCCGATTGACATGGAAGAAAGGTTTCGTGGGCCGAAAGATGGAACAACACAAAATGTCTTTGCTGCTGTAACCTTTGACCTAAAATTTGCCTATGTACTTGCTGGTTGGGAAGGGAGTGCACATGATTCTCGTATTTTAAGCAATGCACTTTCGAGAACAAATGGACTTAAAATTCCTCAAGGTACTCTTTATTTGGTTAATATAAGTTTTCTGTTGACTAGTTGAATGTGTACTGGGGAAACTAACTAAAATTCTTATCACCTTTTTATCATTGTAGGCAAATATTATCTTGGTGATGTTGGTTTTGGCATCAGAAATGGAGTTATCTCACCTTACCCTGGTGTGCGATATCACTTGAAGGAGTTTAACGACTATCCCCCTCAAAATAAAAAGGAGTTGTTTAATTATCGTCTCTCTTCCTTACGAACCATCATGGATCAAGGCTTGGGAGTTTTGAAGAAGCGTTTTCGTGCGTTGGATGCTGAACCATTCTGGCCATTTGAAACTCAGGTAGACATAGTGTTAGCAAGTTGTATCATTCACAACTATGTTATGGGAGTTGACTCTTATGACTCAATCATGCAAGAGGTAGATCATGAAATGGGTATTGGAACTGAAAGTGAGAGCACACAACAATTGCAGAGGCAAGATAGAGAGGAAAACCAAGAGTGGATGAACAGGAGAGATGAAATAGCGCTTGCAATGTGGAATGATTATAGTAGTATTAGACTTGTGTAACTTTTTTGTTTCACATGTGTTCTTCTGCTCCTCCTCttctttattcttcatttttttcctctccttGAAACCTTGCAGTGTAAGAACATACTTGTTGATTGACACACTTTCTTCGGACAATATATATGACATTACTTTTTGATACTGTTTGAACAATAATCATGGGGATAATAGCATGTTTAAATTCCCATCGGTATTAATCAGTAGAAGCATTTTCCTACTCtccaaacaattgaagaaatTTTGTTAGCAATTGTTCTTCGAGTTAAGGACCCTTGCAGTGGAAGTCATTGTAGCATCAAGAGGGAGCATTGACTCTTTTTGCCAGTGTAGGGTGTTTTTCGAAACTGCAGTTTAATTGACACTGCAGAGTATCCTGCAGAAGGGGGCCGTCCAAGTGTTCTCCATGGAAGGAAGAAATGAACCCTAAGAAGTTCTTCAATAGCatatccaaaaaagaaaagaaaaaaaacatttcttCAATGTCCCAAATCTTCACAATTTAGGAAGGAAACACTTCAAGGTGCAGGAAAACATAGAAGTTGAGGTTCAAATTGAGGCCAAACCAATTCCAACTTGATGCAATTGCTGCTATTATATCACTGCATTCCTCAACTTGCAATAACTTCTGTTGAGTACATGATACCAAGTCAAAAAATTTGGAATACAAAGCCTCATAACCAGCTGATTACTTCTCAAAACTGTTGCAGCTCAATTTCCCAGGCTGTTGCCAGCTGCAACAAAAGTTGATCGGGGGCCGCCCCTTCCCAGTCCTCGGGTGGTTCCATTTCTGAGGAAGCTTCATGTAGGTTCACCAAAATATCCTTCTTCAGTTCCATGGGAATGCCCAAGACGTCTGGTCCGTTTTCCATCACCACTTCCACCAACTAAAGAGAACAATACAAAATGAAACCAATCTTAGATTTCTGATTAATTTGAAATTTCTATTTGACTAGCCACAAAGACAAAGAAAGATACGCCAGAATACAGCAAAAGATTTCAGCCCACAGAGCTATCCGCATCCTACAATATCCCATCACTAACAGAGCCATCACTAAAGTGCAGATCTTAATGAAAAATCAAAGATACACACCTAGCACATCTTTCCGCGAAAAAGAATCTCAGcaatttttgttcaaaatagATATTGACTTCATAAACAGATACAACAAAATGGATATTTACTTTATAACCAGAATTTCCAGTTACTCTATAATATGTCATGCATATACTTTTTATTCAGTCAGGAAATATGTCCAACAAAATATGAAACAGTGTCAAACAGCTTCAATTCTAATGaaagaataaaacaaaactCATAGTCACATACCTGTTGGATCCAAGATAAACAGATGTCAAATAAGTTCTGCTCCACCAGAAACTGGCC
Proteins encoded in this region:
- the LOC119985661 gene encoding protein ALP1-like, translating into MDDNQIRTSIMGSAASVIAVGLVVLRKLGSTNSIPREPHVDQECERERYMNTVLYGSETHCVNQIRMTPDAFFSLCDFLKRHSLVHATRDMPIREQMLIFLSIIGDDVSLRVIGGRFYRSVDAIHRCFKLVLKAVLKLHRHVIKLPDESTPSKISSSLRFYPYFKDCIGALDKTHVRASVPIDMEERFRGPKDGTTQNVFAAVTFDLKFAYVLAGWEGSAHDSRILSNALSRTNGLKIPQGKYYLGDVGFGIRNGVISPYPGVRYHLKEFNDYPPQNKKELFNYRLSSLRTIMDQGLGVLKKRFRALDAEPFWPFETQVDIVLASCIIHNYVMGVDSYDSIMQEVDHEMGIGTESESTQQLQRQDREENQEWMNRRDEIALAMWNDYSSIRLV